The following proteins come from a genomic window of Platichthys flesus chromosome 1, fPlaFle2.1, whole genome shotgun sequence:
- the socs4 gene encoding suppressor of cytokine signaling 4 — MSEKKPRASDTRPKSGLRSWSADSYIWRPKKRSRSSRSGGLSPGGLEAEGAEELGVRSTSCPRRRRERKCSCSALGDALTSADMEVVCRKALSRRSLRQKFQDAVGQCFPLRSHHHHHHHHHHPPGSSRPFSVLFRSKRKIHVSELMQDKCPFSPKSELARCWHLIKNHATQPDSLKDMEAPLRPHVSSSSTSPPQTPLSWEEICCSPGPGSTSLEDWDPSCPNGGAEGSCSGTDDILVPDLLQINNSPSYWGVLNRFEAEELLEGQPEGTFLLRDSAQDEFLFSVSFRRYSRSLHARIEQNGKRFSFDVHDPCMYRDPSVTGLLRHYSDPATCLFFEPLLSRPLLRTFPFSLQHLCRAAICSSTTYQGVNSLPLPPQLRDYLRQYHIKCEGACAL; from the coding sequence ATGTCGGAGAAGAAGCCACGAGCCTCAGACACTCGTCCCAAGTCAGGCCTCCGCAGCTGGAGCGCAGACAGTTATATCTGGCGGCCAAAGAAACGCTCCCGGAGCTCCCGGAGCGGTGGGTTGAGTCCCGGGGGGCTCGAGGCGGAGGGGGCCGAGGAGCTGGGCGTGCGGTCCACTTCCTGTCCAAGGCgccggagagagaggaagtgtaGCTGCAGCGCTCTTGGCGACGCATTGACGTCTGCAGACATGGAGGTGGTGTGTCGGAAGGCCTTGAGCCGGCGCTCTCTACGGCAGAAGTTCCAGGACGCTGTGGGCCAGTGTTTCCCTCTGCGCTcgcaccatcaccaccatcaccaccaccaccatccacCAGGCTCCTCTCGACCCTTCTCTGTGCTCTTCAGGTCCAAACGCAAGATCCACGTCTCGGAGCTCATGCAGGACAAGTGTCCCTTCTCACCAAAGTCTGAACTGGCCCGATGCTGGCACCTAATAAAGAATCACGCCACCCAACCCGATTCCCTCAAGGACATGGAGGCTCCCCTGAGACCCCACGTCTCATCATCCTCTACCTCACCCCCACAGACGCCGCTCTCCTGGGAGGAAATCTGCTGCTCCCCAGGGCCTGGAAGCACCAGTCTGGAGGACTGGGACCCTTCTTGTCCTAATGGGGGAGCAGAGGGCAGCTGCAGCGGCACTGACGACATCCTGGTCCCGGATCTTCTCCAGATCAACAACAGCCCCTCTTACTGGGGTGTGTTGAACCGCTTCGAGGCCGAGGAGCTCCTGGAGGGCCAGCCGGAGGGAACCTTCCTGCTCCGAGACTCTGCCCAGGACGAgttcctcttctctgtcagcTTCCGTCGCTACAGCCGCTCCCTGCACGCTCGCATCGAGCAGAACGGCAAGCGCTTCAGTTTTGACGTGCACGACCCGTGCATGTACCGGGATCCCAGCGTGACCGGACTGCTGAGACACTACAGCGACCCGGCCACCTGCCTCTTCTTTGAGCCGCTGCTTTCCCGGCCGCTGCTGAGGACTTTTCCTTTCTCCCTGCAGCACCTGTGCAGGGCTGCGATATGCAGCAGCACCACATACCAGGGCGTGAACAGCCTGCCGCTGCCCCCACAGCTCAGGGACTACCTCAGGCAGTACCACATTAAATGTGAGGGGGCCTGCGCCTTGTGA